CTTGACGTGAATCGGAAGGACGCACACGGAGGCGAAGTGATAGCGATCGGCTTCCTCGCACCACTGCTCGACTTGATTAGGAGTCGCGATCGGTGTGAGCAAGGAATGATCAATAAAAGCCGCAATATCGATATCTGGATAAGACTGACTCATTGCGTTCTTTTGGAAACTGCACTCTTCAGAATCGCATAAAAATCCGTAGTCCAACTTTCTGAACTACGGACATCTAGCAAATGGTTATAAATAAAGAAGCTGAATTAACGAGTACCAGATCCCCCAGTGCTACTGGGCGGAGCATTCGGTTCGGGATCGAAGGTTGAATCTATTAATTTAGTGATAGGCTGAAAATCATGGTGGAAAGCGGAGTGCAGCGCTTTCCCAGCGGATGGCGCTGCTACACTCCTTGCGATCGTAATAACTTCAGCCTGAGCAAATTTTGCCAGTGAGAGCGATGCACCTAAAGCCAGAGTTGCTGTCAGTGCCATCCTTGAGAACGTACTCATTTGCAGCAACCGATGGAGATAAAGCATTTATCTTATTCACTTCCTTCACAGTATCTTAATTGATCCAGCAAGATAATTCCAGTGTTTATACGGTAGTCTTATCGCGGTTTTATAGAATCGAAATGATACTTAAGTAATTGCACAGGAGCATAGAGAGGATTTCTACTTGCGAAAGCTTTAATAACTCAATTCTGCGATTTTTATAAAATATTCATGCCGAGCCGTGATGTTGTCTCAGGTTTTTAAGTTTGTTGAAGATTTTTCTCCTAAGAAACTTTGCTCGTCTCGCTCCCTTTATCTGTTAACTTTTAGATCTTTTCTAAGAGCTTTTCCAAAACCTAATCTTTACTTTATAGTCTCTTCATAAAAGTTGACAGTGTGCACCTAACCTTATTAAACACAACTGTGCAATTACGAAACCTTATAAAACTATAAAACTTTAGACTCTGTTCGATCGCGCCCGTGAAAAAATCCAAAGCCAGCAGAAATCGTAGTGTTGAATTAAGCGACCTCGACCGACAACGCCTGAGATCAAGGCTGATTTCGATCGCTGAGCTTTCTACCAACCCACCAATAGGGACTATTCAAGCAGATAGCTTAGCGATTTCCGCTCTGCTACCCGATAGATTTGTGGATCTTTTAATCCTCGATCCGCCCTACAACTTGTCAAAGAATTTCAACGGGTTGAGATTTGAACGTCGCTCAGTCGAAGCGTATACGGCTTGGCTAGAGGCTGCGATCGTTGCCTTTAAACCATTGCTCAAACCGACAGCCTCCCTTTATATCTGCGGCGATTGGCTGTCTTCGGCTTCGATTTACACGGCGGCTTCCGCTCATTTCACGGTTCACAATCGGATTACTTGGGAGCGTGAGAAAGGACGAGGTGCAAAAGCGAACTGGAAGAATTCGAGCGAAGATATTTGGTTCTGTACCGTTTCAAATCAGTACACCTTTAACTTAGATGCCGTGAAATTGCGGCGACGAGTGCTGGCACCCTATCGGACGATCGACAAAACGCCGAAAGATTGGGAATCGACCGAGCAGGGGAATTTCCGCGATACGCATCCATCAAACTTTTGGTCAGATATCACGATCCCGTTCTGGTCGATGCCTGAGAATACAGAACATCCCACTCAAAAAAGCGAAAAACTGCTCGCCAAGCTAATTTTGGCAAGCTCGAATCCGGGAGATTTTGTCTTTGATCCGTTTGTTGGCAGTGGGACGACTTCGGTGGTGGCGAAGAAGCTCGATCGATGTTATCTCGGCATCGATTTAAACGAAGAATACTGTCTGTTAACCGAGCGGCGATTGGAACTGGCGGAGAACGATCGCCGGATTCAAGGCTGGTCAGACGGAGTATTTTGGGAGCGCAATACGTTCGCATCGCAGCAGAAATAAGCGCGATCGTGACTTCGATGCTTCAAATGACATCATCGAGCGTCTTCTATTTCTGTCTTGGCGATCGCTAATTTATTACGACAAAATAATTAAATTGTTAAGCTCTGTTTCAAGTTGCCGTAGTCCGTAACAGAAGGGCAAAAGCCGCGTGATACGATGGCTTTCGTAGCTTTAAAGAAATTGGGAGAAAACCTTTGACACTCCGGGTTGCAGTTGTAGGCGGTGGTCCTGCTGGTTCTTCCGCAGCAGAGACCTTAGCAAAAGCGGGTATTGAAACCTATCTTATTGAGCGCAAGTTAGACAACGTTAAACCCTGTGGTGGGGCAATCCCCCTCTGTATGGTGTCGGAATTTGACTTGCCCGAAAACATCATCGATCGCAAAGTGCGAAAGATGAAAATGATTTCCCCCTCGAATGTCGAAGTTAGTATCGGTAGCACGTTAAAAGACGACGAATATATCGGAATGTGTCGCCGCGAAGTCCTAGATGGCTTCCTGCGCGATCGTGCCGTCTCCCTCGGCGCAAAGTTGATTAATGGCACGATGCACAAGCTGGAATTGCCCACCAGCGCAAACGGTTCCTACACGCTGCACTATGCCGATCACTCGGATGGCAGCTTGGAAGGAAAAGCCGCAACGCTCGAAGTCGATCTGGTCGTTGGTGCAGATGGCGCAAACTCGCGAGTGGCAAAAGCGATCGATGCCGGGGATTACAACTATGCGATCGCCTTCCAAGAGCGGATCATGCTGCCTGATGACAAGATGGCGTACTACGAAGACCTCGCTGAGATGTACGTGGGCGACGATGTTTCCACCGATTTCTACGCTTGGGTGTTTCCGAAGTACAACCACGTTGCGGTGGGAACCGGAACGATGGCTCCGAACAAAGCAGACATCAAAAAGCTACAGGCTGGAATTCGGGCAAGAGCCGCGAAAAAACTCAGAGGCGGAAAGATCATTCGGGTTGAAGCGCATCCGATTCCAGAGCATCCGAGACCGCGCCGTGTGGTTGGTCGCGTTGCCTTGGTTGGAGATGCAGCCGGAACCGTGACTAAATCTTCGGGTGAAGGCATTTACTTCGCTGCGAAATCGGCGCGGATGTGTGCAGAAACGATCGTCGAATTTTCTGAAAACGGTCGTCGCATTCCCACGGAAGCCGATTTGAAAGTGTATCTAAAGCGTTGGGATAAGAAGTACGGACTCACCTACAAAGTGCTGGACATTTTGCAAACGGTATTCTACCGAACCGATGCAACCCGCGAAGCCTTTGTCGAAATGTGTTCGGATATCGATGTGCAAAGGCTCACTTTCGATAGCTACCTTTACAAAACGGTTGTCCCGGCAAATCCGCTGGTGCAACTGAAGATCACGGCGAAAACGATCGGCAGCCTGATTCGCGGCAATGCGTTAGCGCCCTAAGTCAAGATTGCCTTTGCTAAGATGCGATCGTGCAGCACTGCGCGATCGCTTTTTATTGGTCGATCTGAATTCGCAATTGCTCGATTCTCCCTACCTTTACTTCGTTTACGATCGCCACAGAAACCCCAAACCGCTATTCTGAGTTCCAAACTATGATCACGCAACCGCCCAGAATCAAGCTTTTGACGATGTTCCAACTCGGTCTGTATCAGATGGGGTTGGGCATGATGTCGGTGTTAACGCTTGGTGTGCTAAATCGCATCATGATTAAAGAATTGGCAATTCCGGCAACGATCGCAGCAGGCGCGATCGCGGTGCATCAGTTTATGGCTCCCGCTCGATTGTGGTTTGGGCAGATGTCGGACGCAAAACCGATCGCAGGCTATCACCGGACGGGCTATGTGTGGATCGCGTCGGTGCTGTTTTCGCTGACTGCGTTTCTGGCAGTTCAGGTGATGTGGCAAGTGGGCGCGAGTTTGCAGACGGTTGGATGGAGTCTACAAACACAGCTTTGGATCGGCGTATTAGGGCTGGTCTTTGCGCTGTATGGGTTGACTTTGAGCGCGGGATCGACTCCGTTTGCGGCGCTATTGGTCGATGTGAGCGAAGAAGAAGAACGATCGAAATTGGTCGGAATTGTTTGGTCGATGCTGATGGTGGGAATTGTGATCGGGGCGATCGTCACCTCTCGATTGTTACCAGCCGAAGGAACTGCGAATTTAGCCGCGTTGCGTCCGGCGGTCGATCGCGTGTTTGTAATCATTCCAAGTATTGTCTGTGGGCTGTGTGTGTTAGCAACGCTTGGAGTTGAAAAGAAGTATTCGCGGTTTAGTACACGGACGACCTTCGATCGCGAGGATCAAATTACCTTAAGCCGAGCGATTCGAGTGTTAACGGCTTCACCGCAAACGGGATTATTCTTCACCTTCTTGCTATTCATGACGATTAGCTTGTTTATGCAGGATGCGGTGATGGAGTCTTACGGCGGACAAGTGTTTGGAATGTCGGTTGCAGAAACGACTCGCCTAAACGCCTTTTGGGGCATGGGCACCTTGATTGGAATTAGTAGCGCCGGATTTGCGATCGTGCCTCGCCTCGGAAAAACTAGAACCGCCAAACTCGGCTGTGTTCTCGTTGCAGCCTGCATGATCTTTATCATCTTCACAGGCTTTACCGCGAACCCCAAACTTTTACAAAGTGGATTATTCCTGTTTGGTTTGGCATCGGGCGTCACAACCACGGGCGCGATTAGCTTAATGCTCGATCTAACGGCGGTTGAAACCGCAGGAACGTTTATCGGGGCATGGGGATTAGCACAAGCGTTGGCGAGAGCATTAGCAACGATTTTCGGCGGTGGCGCTTTAGATGTGGGCAAAGCGATTTTCTCGAATTTGACGCTATCGTATGCGGTGGTATTCGGATTACAAGCGATCGGGATGCTCGTTGCAGTCGGATTGCTGAGCCGCGTCGATGTCAAAGCGTTCCGCAATAATACAAAAGCCGCAATTTCAACGATTTTGCAAGGTGAGTTGGATTAATGACTCAAGCAAAACCCCGATTTCAGACGATCGAAGAGTATCTTGATTACGATGATGGAACTGACACCCGCTACGAATTGGTTGATGGGGTGCTGGTAGAGATGGGCGCAGAAAAGCCAATTAATACCGCGATCGCCGTTTTCTTGATCGGATACTTTCTACAGCTCGGAATTCCAGTATCCCGAATTGGCATCAAACATTTGATTGCAGTGAGTTCGTCGAGAGTGACTGCACGCGATCCAGATTTAATGATTCATTCCGAAGCATCGCGTGATGCCATGAATCAAACTGCTCAGTTATTTCTGTCGGCTACAATGCCTGCACCTTTGCTTGTGATCGAAGTCGTTTCGCCAGGGGAGCCTGGAAGCGACAACTATAACCGCGATTACATTGAGAAGCCCAGGGAGTACGCGGCGCGAGGAATTCCTGAGTATTGGCTGATTGACCCCAATCGAGCTGTGGCACTTGTGCTATCGCTACAGAACGATCGCTATCAACCGAAAGAATTTAGAAACAACGATCGTCTCGTTTCCCCCACGTTTCCAAACCTGCAATTAGCAGCAGCGCAAATTTTAGAGGCAGGAGCATGAATTTTTTAGAAATCAAAACCTTTTCAGAAACGATTACTCATAAAGTTGGGGCGCAACTGCTGAAAGATTTTGGACAGGTGCAGGCGGCGGAAAAAGCAGACGGAAGCCTTGTTACACAGTCCGATCGCTGGGCAGATGAGCAAATTCGGGCGGCAATCTCGCAAAAGTTTCCCGATCACGGTGTTTTAAGTGAAGAAGCGGAGCATTGTTTTCCCGATCGTGAGTGGTGCTGGATTATCGATCCGCTAGATGGAACGACGAATTTTGCGCGGGGCTTACCGCTCTGGGGGATTTCGATCTCGCTTCTCTATCAAGGCACCCCAGTCTTCGGCTATGTGCATCTGCCGCCGTTGAATCAATCGTTTCATGGATATTGGTGCGGCGAATCGGGGCTAGATTTACCGTCGGGGGCATTTCTCAATGACAAACCAATTCACGCAAGCCAAGAAGCTCTCACCCGCAATCACTTTTTTAATCTATGTGCCCGCAGTACCTCAGTGCTGAAAAATCCATTTCCGGCAAAGATTCGGATGCTAGGAGTTGCGACCTATAACTTACTTACAGTCGCGGCAGGGGCGACGATGGGCGGCGTAGAAGCAACGCCAAAGATTTGGGATATTGCCGCAGTTTGGGCGATCGTACAAGCAGCAGGCGCGGTTTGGCATCCCTTGGAATCGTCTCCGATTTTTCCACTAGAAGTCGGCAAGGATTACAGTATGCGATCGTTTCCCACTTTAGTCGTGAGTCGAGCGGATTTGGTGCCTGTGTTTGAGCCGCTGGTGAGAACGATCGGACAACCCTGACGCTTCTGCGAGCGACTACGATCGCAAATTCAATCAGTCATGACTGTCCCAGAACTTATCATGCAGAAGAACATCGATTTCGCTCTTATATTGCCACTCATCAGGAAATTGAGTTTTCGAGTAGTCTTCTCGCAGGTCTAATAGAGCCGAATTCCAAGCGTCAGGAAATGCTGCAATTAAATATTTTCGCAAGCTTGGCGATTGTTCCAATAAGAGTTTCAGTTGCTTTCGCTGTTCGCGAATGGTTAATTCCCAACCCCGATAGTCATCGGGAGAATAAACATAGAGGCGTTTGAGGAGATGATTGAGTAATACTTCCAGACGGTTTTTTAGCTCCCGTCGATCGCGCCCTGCCAAGCCTTCAATCTCCTCAATCAAGCTGACGATGTCGATGTCTTCAAACTGTCGTTGTTTCAGCTTGATTACCGTATCGTCTAACCAAGCGACTAAATCCTGCTGATAGAGCGTTTTCTGGGCTTGGATTTGCGTCATACAGCATCGCTCCTTTTGCGAGATAACTTTATTTTATCGAGGCTCACAGACTTCTTTTGCTAGAGAAGATCGAAACTGATTGAAAATTGGTTTCAGCTAGAGAGCACCACGATCGTGTCTCCAACCGCTAACTTCAAATAATTCTGAGCATTGCCGCGATTCATCGCAATCTCAACCCAACGATGACTGCCAATCAATCCAATAACCTCGCCGATCGCAGCATCAGCATAAGTCGTCTTTCCTGAAAAGATTGCCTCATTGATGCGAATTCTCCAAGGACGATCGCGCACTCGCTCTCCTGGAATGTTGGTAATGAGATTGCCGAAATGATCGATCGCTTGAATCACGCCGAGCAATCCTGCTTCCGTTTCAATCACATCCGGAGTCGGTAACTGCACGATCGAACTTAAATCGATCGCAGTGCCTAGCTCCTGTAAGGGAACTCCACTCGCCAAATGTGCCGCAGCCGGCGCAAAAATATCGCGTCCGTGAAACGTAGTGCTCGGAGTTAGTGATCGCCAATACTGCGAATTGCTCAGTTCAACCGCCGTGATCGCATCGCTCAAAACACCGCTAATCAACCCGTTATCTGGTGCGACCACAAACCCAGATTTGAGTCGAACCGCAATCGATCGCCGCTGACTCCCGACTCCGGGATCAACGACGGCAAGATGAACCGTTCCACTTGGAAAATAAGGATAAGCATTCATCAGGTGAAATCGCGCGGTTGCAATGTCCTGTGGCGGAACTTGATGTGTTAGATCGATCGTCTGAATCTGGAGATTGATTTGTGCGATCGTTCCCTTCATTACTCCCACATAGACATCATTTAGT
This is a stretch of genomic DNA from Cyanobacteria bacterium FACHB-DQ100. It encodes these proteins:
- a CDS encoding site-specific DNA-methyltransferase — translated: MAPVKKSKASRNRSVELSDLDRQRLRSRLISIAELSTNPPIGTIQADSLAISALLPDRFVDLLILDPPYNLSKNFNGLRFERRSVEAYTAWLEAAIVAFKPLLKPTASLYICGDWLSSASIYTAASAHFTVHNRITWEREKGRGAKANWKNSSEDIWFCTVSNQYTFNLDAVKLRRRVLAPYRTIDKTPKDWESTEQGNFRDTHPSNFWSDITIPFWSMPENTEHPTQKSEKLLAKLILASSNPGDFVFDPFVGSGTTSVVAKKLDRCYLGIDLNEEYCLLTERRLELAENDRRIQGWSDGVFWERNTFASQQK
- the chlP gene encoding geranylgeranyl reductase; the protein is MTLRVAVVGGGPAGSSAAETLAKAGIETYLIERKLDNVKPCGGAIPLCMVSEFDLPENIIDRKVRKMKMISPSNVEVSIGSTLKDDEYIGMCRREVLDGFLRDRAVSLGAKLINGTMHKLELPTSANGSYTLHYADHSDGSLEGKAATLEVDLVVGADGANSRVAKAIDAGDYNYAIAFQERIMLPDDKMAYYEDLAEMYVGDDVSTDFYAWVFPKYNHVAVGTGTMAPNKADIKKLQAGIRARAAKKLRGGKIIRVEAHPIPEHPRPRRVVGRVALVGDAAGTVTKSSGEGIYFAAKSARMCAETIVEFSENGRRIPTEADLKVYLKRWDKKYGLTYKVLDILQTVFYRTDATREAFVEMCSDIDVQRLTFDSYLYKTVVPANPLVQLKITAKTIGSLIRGNALAP
- a CDS encoding BCD family MFS transporter → MITQPPRIKLLTMFQLGLYQMGLGMMSVLTLGVLNRIMIKELAIPATIAAGAIAVHQFMAPARLWFGQMSDAKPIAGYHRTGYVWIASVLFSLTAFLAVQVMWQVGASLQTVGWSLQTQLWIGVLGLVFALYGLTLSAGSTPFAALLVDVSEEEERSKLVGIVWSMLMVGIVIGAIVTSRLLPAEGTANLAALRPAVDRVFVIIPSIVCGLCVLATLGVEKKYSRFSTRTTFDREDQITLSRAIRVLTASPQTGLFFTFLLFMTISLFMQDAVMESYGGQVFGMSVAETTRLNAFWGMGTLIGISSAGFAIVPRLGKTRTAKLGCVLVAACMIFIIFTGFTANPKLLQSGLFLFGLASGVTTTGAISLMLDLTAVETAGTFIGAWGLAQALARALATIFGGGALDVGKAIFSNLTLSYAVVFGLQAIGMLVAVGLLSRVDVKAFRNNTKAAISTILQGELD
- a CDS encoding Uma2 family endonuclease, which translates into the protein MTQAKPRFQTIEEYLDYDDGTDTRYELVDGVLVEMGAEKPINTAIAVFLIGYFLQLGIPVSRIGIKHLIAVSSSRVTARDPDLMIHSEASRDAMNQTAQLFLSATMPAPLLVIEVVSPGEPGSDNYNRDYIEKPREYAARGIPEYWLIDPNRAVALVLSLQNDRYQPKEFRNNDRLVSPTFPNLQLAAAQILEAGA
- a CDS encoding inositol monophosphatase — its product is MNFLEIKTFSETITHKVGAQLLKDFGQVQAAEKADGSLVTQSDRWADEQIRAAISQKFPDHGVLSEEAEHCFPDREWCWIIDPLDGTTNFARGLPLWGISISLLYQGTPVFGYVHLPPLNQSFHGYWCGESGLDLPSGAFLNDKPIHASQEALTRNHFFNLCARSTSVLKNPFPAKIRMLGVATYNLLTVAAGATMGGVEATPKIWDIAAVWAIVQAAGAVWHPLESSPIFPLEVGKDYSMRSFPTLVVSRADLVPVFEPLVRTIGQP
- a CDS encoding DUF29 domain-containing protein — encoded protein: MTQIQAQKTLYQQDLVAWLDDTVIKLKQRQFEDIDIVSLIEEIEGLAGRDRRELKNRLEVLLNHLLKRLYVYSPDDYRGWELTIREQRKQLKLLLEQSPSLRKYLIAAFPDAWNSALLDLREDYSKTQFPDEWQYKSEIDVLLHDKFWDSHD
- a CDS encoding SAM-dependent chlorinase/fluorinase, producing the protein MLITLLTDFGLNDVYVGVMKGTIAQINLQIQTIDLTHQVPPQDIATARFHLMNAYPYFPSGTVHLAVVDPGVGSQRRSIAVRLKSGFVVAPDNGLISGVLSDAITAVELSNSQYWRSLTPSTTFHGRDIFAPAAAHLASGVPLQELGTAIDLSSIVQLPTPDVIETEAGLLGVIQAIDHFGNLITNIPGERVRDRPWRIRINEAIFSGKTTYADAAIGEVIGLIGSHRWVEIAMNRGNAQNYLKLAVGDTIVVLSS